The following are from one region of the Streptomyces tuirus genome:
- a CDS encoding 3-hydroxybutyryl-CoA dehydrogenase: MTETPAGDIARVGVVGCGQMGAGIAEVCARAGLDVMVAETTGEALEIGRTRLFGSLAKAAERGKITEEEQEATLARLSFTTDLGEFADRDLVIEAVVENEQVKTEIFQVLDQVVTRPDAILASNTSSIPLVKLAVATSRPDQVIGIHFFNPAPVQKLVELIPALTTSEGTISRAQLFTEKLLGKHAIRAQDRSGFVVNALLIPYLLSAIRMFETGIASREDIDNGMEMGCAHPMGPLKLSDLIGLDTVASVAQSMYEEYKEPLYAAPPLLQRMVDAGRLGRKTGSGFYTYA; this comes from the coding sequence GTGACGGAGACCCCAGCGGGAGACATTGCACGCGTCGGAGTCGTGGGCTGCGGTCAGATGGGCGCGGGCATCGCCGAGGTGTGCGCCCGGGCCGGCCTGGACGTCATGGTCGCCGAGACCACCGGCGAGGCCCTGGAGATCGGCCGCACCCGGCTGTTCGGCTCCCTGGCCAAGGCAGCCGAGCGCGGCAAGATCACCGAGGAGGAGCAGGAGGCCACGCTGGCCCGCCTGAGCTTCACCACGGACCTCGGCGAGTTCGCCGACCGTGACCTGGTGATCGAGGCCGTCGTCGAGAACGAGCAGGTCAAGACCGAGATCTTCCAGGTGCTCGACCAGGTCGTGACCCGGCCTGACGCGATCCTGGCCTCCAACACCTCCTCGATCCCGCTGGTGAAGCTCGCGGTGGCGACCTCGCGGCCCGACCAGGTCATCGGCATCCACTTCTTCAACCCGGCCCCGGTGCAAAAGCTCGTCGAGCTGATCCCGGCGCTCACCACGTCCGAGGGCACGATCAGCCGCGCCCAGCTGTTCACCGAGAAGCTGCTCGGCAAGCACGCCATCCGCGCCCAGGACCGCTCCGGCTTCGTCGTCAACGCGCTGCTGATCCCGTATCTGCTCTCCGCGATCCGGATGTTCGAGACGGGCATCGCCAGCCGCGAGGACATCGACAACGGCATGGAGATGGGCTGCGCCCACCCGATGGGCCCCCTGAAGCTCTCCGACCTGATCGGTCTGGACACGGTCGCCTCGGTCGCCCAGTCCATGTACGAGGAGTACAAGGAGCCCCTGTACGCCGCTCCCCCGCTCCTGCAGCGCATGGTCGACGCGGGCCGGCTGGGCCGCAAGACGGGCTCGGGCTTCTACACGTACGCCTGA
- a CDS encoding NUDIX hydrolase gives MQWTKHNEQTVYSNRWFSVNLADVELPDGRHLDHFLIRLRPVAVATVVNEANEVLLLWRHRFITDSWGWELAAGVVEDGEDIARAAARELEEETGWRPGPLRHLMSMEPSNGLTDARHHVYWADEGDYVGHPVDDFESDRREWVPLKLVPDMVARGEVPAANMAAALLLLHHLRLGQDTLP, from the coding sequence GTGCAGTGGACGAAACACAACGAACAAACTGTGTACTCAAACCGCTGGTTCAGCGTCAATCTCGCGGATGTCGAACTGCCCGACGGCCGGCATCTGGACCACTTCCTCATACGGCTGCGGCCCGTTGCGGTGGCCACGGTCGTCAACGAGGCCAACGAGGTGCTGCTGCTCTGGCGGCACCGCTTCATCACCGACAGCTGGGGGTGGGAACTCGCGGCGGGAGTGGTCGAGGACGGCGAGGACATCGCCCGCGCGGCCGCCAGGGAACTGGAGGAGGAAACCGGCTGGCGGCCGGGACCCCTGCGCCATCTCATGAGCATGGAGCCGTCCAACGGGCTCACCGACGCCCGGCACCACGTGTACTGGGCCGACGAGGGCGACTACGTCGGGCACCCCGTGGACGACTTCGAGTCGGACCGCAGGGAATGGGTGCCTCTCAAACTCGTCCCCGACATGGTCGCCCGCGGCGAGGTCCCGGCCGCCAACATGGCGGCCGCGTTACTTCTGCTGCACCATCTCAGGCTCGGTCAGGACACGTTGCCCTGA
- a CDS encoding transcriptional regulator: MQPNTLLDAILDEAGISNAGLAAHVNQAGRARGLSLRYEHTAVARWLKGQRPRGQVPDLICEVLAGRLQRQVTLDDIGLGVPGEPSAPHTGSLSGFVERATALWRSDQQQRPHILGAPALTGTPAVMPVWEWENPPEDVDVSRGGRHRVTRGDLEMLRAARAHYEQLYRKAGGIATRARIVGFLNAEAAPLLRGSYTDETGRQLHRATGGLVAVAGICAYDSDAHGLAQRYFHQALRLAKASGDRGLGAYVIALLVNQSLFMREYRQSVAFAEAALRAAGKHITPALASDLYAMQAKAYAHLGDGTSALSCIRRAEQSAERIRRGYEPDETGYVQPGLVNVQVAEALLSLGEIAAAGEHAAAAVDNPAHDRGRVHRLAMLSTIELRQGNADKAVAIAVQMAEQARGMESQRLRDRLRAVREHLVRSGCAGTAEAAELIDGALRVPL, translated from the coding sequence ATGCAGCCCAACACTCTGCTCGACGCGATCCTGGACGAGGCGGGGATCTCGAACGCGGGGCTGGCCGCACACGTCAACCAGGCGGGACGGGCACGTGGTCTGTCCCTGAGGTACGAACACACCGCCGTCGCCCGGTGGTTGAAGGGGCAGCGGCCCCGGGGCCAGGTGCCCGACCTGATCTGCGAGGTGCTCGCGGGCCGGCTGCAACGGCAGGTCACCCTCGACGACATCGGCCTCGGCGTGCCCGGCGAGCCGTCCGCCCCGCACACCGGCTCGCTGTCCGGGTTCGTCGAACGGGCCACCGCCCTGTGGCGCTCCGACCAGCAGCAGCGTCCGCACATCCTGGGCGCGCCCGCGCTCACCGGCACGCCCGCCGTGATGCCGGTGTGGGAGTGGGAGAACCCGCCCGAGGACGTGGACGTCTCCCGCGGCGGCAGACACCGGGTCACCAGGGGCGACTTGGAGATGCTGCGGGCCGCCCGCGCGCACTACGAGCAGCTGTACCGCAAGGCCGGGGGCATCGCGACGCGGGCCCGGATCGTCGGCTTCCTCAACGCCGAGGCCGCGCCGCTGCTGCGTGGCAGCTACACCGACGAGACCGGCCGGCAACTGCACCGGGCCACCGGCGGGCTGGTGGCGGTGGCCGGCATCTGCGCGTACGACTCCGACGCCCACGGACTCGCCCAGCGCTACTTCCACCAGGCGCTGCGGCTCGCCAAGGCCAGCGGGGACCGGGGGCTCGGGGCGTATGTGATCGCCCTGCTCGTCAACCAGTCGCTGTTCATGCGGGAGTACCGGCAGTCGGTGGCCTTCGCGGAGGCGGCGCTGCGGGCCGCCGGCAAGCACATCACCCCGGCGCTCGCCTCCGACCTGTACGCGATGCAGGCCAAGGCGTACGCGCATCTCGGCGACGGCACCAGCGCCCTGTCCTGCATCCGGCGGGCCGAGCAGTCCGCCGAGCGCATCCGGCGTGGCTACGAGCCCGACGAGACCGGATATGTCCAGCCCGGGCTCGTCAACGTGCAGGTGGCGGAGGCGCTGTTGAGCCTCGGGGAGATCGCGGCTGCGGGGGAGCATGCCGCGGCAGCCGTCGACAACCCGGCGCACGACCGCGGCCGGGTGCACCGGCTGGCGATGCTCAGCACCATCGAGCTGCGGCAGGGCAACGCCGACAAGGCGGTGGCCATCGCGGTGCAGATGGCCGAGCAGGCCCGCGGCATGGAATCCCAGCGGCTGCGGGACCGGCTGCGCGCGGTGCGGGAGCACCTGGTGCGCAGCGGTTGCGCGGGCACGGCCGAGGCGGCCGAACTCATCGACGGGGCCTTGCGCGTACCGTTGTAG
- a CDS encoding PP2C family protein-serine/threonine phosphatase, whose translation MIRVRGRVRSLGLPIAWGAAGVAYKLLCPLAQESGLQARIVTSAVFFAVGTALVLHVRHSLVRELRQVRRVAGAAQRALLRPLPSRIDGLDVAAAQVSAERGAAVGGDLYEVVATEQGVRAVMGDVRGHGIGAFGTVAAVLGCFREAAHDEQDLDGVLRRLDRALARHLRQEHPAGAAEEFVTLLLVEIRPDGEMLALNCGHPWPYLLSGVRAEQLAPGDPHPPLGLFPLPPVLPTVGLGRLEPDEALFLFTDGAQDARDARGRFFPLATALSSAVAEGPLFPQAVVARISTALRHHTRGTPPDDIALLVLRNGRPAHLGVRGTGRTATTSPQPTTPL comes from the coding sequence ATGATCCGCGTCAGGGGTCGGGTGCGCAGCCTCGGTCTTCCCATCGCGTGGGGCGCGGCGGGGGTCGCGTACAAGCTGCTCTGTCCGCTCGCCCAGGAGTCCGGTCTCCAGGCGCGGATCGTCACCAGCGCCGTGTTCTTCGCCGTCGGGACGGCATTGGTCCTGCACGTGCGGCACTCGCTGGTGCGCGAGCTGCGGCAGGTGCGCCGGGTCGCCGGCGCCGCGCAGCGCGCACTGCTGCGGCCGCTGCCCTCGCGGATCGACGGGCTGGACGTGGCCGCCGCCCAGGTGTCGGCCGAGCGTGGCGCCGCGGTCGGGGGTGACCTGTACGAGGTCGTCGCCACCGAGCAGGGCGTGCGGGCCGTGATGGGCGACGTCCGCGGGCACGGGATCGGCGCGTTCGGGACCGTCGCCGCCGTGCTGGGCTGCTTCCGCGAGGCCGCCCACGACGAGCAGGACCTCGACGGGGTGCTGCGCCGGCTCGATCGCGCCCTGGCCCGTCATCTGCGCCAGGAGCACCCCGCGGGCGCCGCCGAGGAGTTCGTGACCCTGCTCCTCGTGGAGATCCGGCCCGACGGCGAGATGCTCGCGCTGAACTGCGGCCATCCCTGGCCGTACCTGCTGAGCGGCGTCCGGGCGGAACAACTCGCCCCCGGCGACCCGCATCCGCCGCTGGGCCTGTTCCCGCTGCCACCGGTGCTGCCGACGGTGGGGCTCGGCCGTCTCGAGCCCGATGAGGCGTTGTTCCTGTTCACGGACGGCGCGCAGGACGCCCGGGACGCCCGTGGCCGGTTCTTCCCCCTGGCGACGGCGCTGTCGAGTGCGGTGGCGGAAGGCCCGCTCTTCCCGCAGGCGGTCGTCGCCAGGATCTCGACCGCTCTGCGGCACCACACCCGGGGCACACCGCCGGACGACATCGCCCTGCTGGTGCTGAGGAACGGGCGGCCCGCACACCTGGGGGTGCGGGGAACCGGGCGAACGGCCACGACGTCGCCGCAGCCGACCACACCCCTCTGA
- the pheT gene encoding phenylalanine--tRNA ligase subunit beta: protein MRVPLSWLREYVDLPETETGRDVQAKLISAGLEVESVEQLGADLKGPLVVGQVATIEELTDFKKPIRFCTVDVGQANGTGEPQEIICGARNFAVGDKVVVALPGAVLPGDFQIAERKTYGRMSRGMICSSDELNMGDDGTKGIIVLPPETEIGKDAVELLELVDEVLDIAVTPDRGYCLSLRGVARETATAYGLPLRDPALIDVPGPNAYGYPVQVSDPTGCDRFTARTVTGLSAEARSPIWLQRRLQKVGMRPISLAVDVTNYVMMEIGQPLHAYDRGLVQGTIGVRRAEEGEKLTTLDGVERTLDAEDLVITDDRGPIGLAGVMGGANTEIADHDSVENATADVVIEAAHFDPVSIARTARRHKLSSEASRRFERGVDPQAAAAAAQRTVDLLVLLAGGTAEAGVTEVVAPSAPRTITIPADHPDKVAGVAYGRETVVRRLQEVGCDVYGQDELIVTVPSWRPDLTDPNDLAEEVIRLEGYENLPSTLPKPPAGLGLTERQRLHRRVGRALAGAGYVEALNYPFISEQVFDQLGLEADDPARRVVRLSNPLSDEEPALRTSLLPGLLATLRRNDGRGSHDLALFESGLVFRPREEQRIAAVLPVDRRPTDEELAELNAALPEQPRHIAVVLAGAREQAGWWGKGRPAEWADAVEAARSVAREAGAELVVRKGQYGPWHPGRCAELAVTVDGAERIVGHAGELHPRVVKALGLPARTCAMELDLDAVEAAGDTTVVAPRISTFPVATQDVALVVDAFVPAADVEAALRDGAGELLESIRLFDVYENAEQLGEGRKSLAYALRFRAPDRTLTVDEASAARDAAVALAGERVGAELRS, encoded by the coding sequence ATGCGGGTCCCGCTTTCTTGGCTGCGGGAGTACGTCGACCTGCCGGAGACGGAGACCGGTCGTGACGTGCAGGCCAAGCTCATTTCGGCCGGTCTGGAGGTCGAGAGCGTCGAGCAGCTCGGCGCCGACCTCAAGGGTCCGCTGGTCGTCGGTCAGGTGGCGACGATCGAGGAGCTGACGGACTTCAAGAAGCCGATCCGCTTCTGCACCGTCGACGTCGGCCAGGCCAACGGCACCGGCGAACCGCAGGAGATCATCTGCGGCGCCCGCAACTTCGCCGTGGGCGACAAGGTCGTCGTGGCCCTGCCCGGCGCCGTCCTGCCCGGTGACTTCCAGATCGCCGAGCGCAAGACCTACGGCCGGATGTCGCGCGGCATGATCTGCTCGAGCGACGAGCTGAACATGGGCGACGACGGCACCAAGGGCATCATCGTCCTGCCGCCGGAGACCGAGATCGGCAAGGACGCCGTCGAGCTGCTGGAACTGGTCGACGAGGTCCTCGACATCGCGGTCACGCCCGACCGCGGCTACTGCCTGTCGCTGCGCGGCGTGGCCCGTGAGACGGCCACCGCCTACGGCCTGCCGCTGCGCGACCCGGCGCTGATCGACGTGCCCGGACCCAACGCCTACGGCTACCCGGTGCAGGTCTCGGACCCCACCGGCTGCGACCGCTTCACCGCCCGCACGGTGACCGGCCTCAGCGCCGAGGCGCGCTCCCCGATCTGGCTCCAGCGCCGCCTGCAGAAGGTCGGCATGCGCCCGATCTCGCTCGCCGTCGACGTCACGAACTACGTGATGATGGAGATCGGCCAGCCCCTGCACGCCTACGACCGCGGCCTGGTCCAGGGCACCATCGGAGTGCGCCGGGCCGAGGAGGGCGAGAAGCTCACCACCCTCGACGGCGTCGAGCGCACGCTGGACGCCGAGGACCTGGTCATCACCGACGACCGCGGCCCGATCGGGCTCGCCGGCGTCATGGGCGGCGCCAACACGGAGATCGCCGACCACGACAGCGTCGAGAACGCCACGGCGGACGTCGTCATCGAGGCCGCGCACTTCGACCCGGTGTCGATCGCGCGTACGGCCCGTCGGCACAAGCTGTCCTCCGAGGCGTCCCGGCGCTTCGAGCGCGGCGTCGACCCGCAGGCCGCGGCGGCTGCCGCGCAGCGCACCGTCGACCTGCTGGTCCTGCTCGCGGGCGGTACCGCCGAGGCCGGCGTCACCGAGGTCGTCGCCCCGTCCGCGCCGCGCACCATCACCATCCCGGCCGACCACCCGGACAAGGTCGCGGGCGTCGCCTACGGCCGCGAGACCGTCGTGCGCCGCCTCCAGGAGGTCGGCTGCGACGTGTACGGGCAGGACGAGCTGATCGTCACCGTCCCCTCCTGGCGGCCCGACCTCACCGACCCCAACGACCTCGCCGAAGAGGTCATCCGGCTGGAGGGCTACGAGAACCTGCCCTCCACGCTGCCCAAGCCGCCCGCGGGTCTCGGCCTGACGGAACGGCAGCGGCTGCACCGCCGCGTCGGCCGCGCCCTGGCCGGTGCCGGATACGTCGAGGCGCTGAACTACCCGTTCATCAGCGAGCAGGTCTTCGACCAGCTCGGCCTCGAGGCGGACGACCCCGCCCGCCGCGTCGTCAGGCTCAGCAACCCGCTGAGCGACGAGGAGCCCGCGCTGCGCACGTCGCTGCTGCCGGGTCTGCTCGCCACCCTGCGGCGCAACGACGGCCGGGGCTCGCACGACCTCGCGCTGTTCGAGTCCGGTCTGGTCTTCCGGCCGCGCGAGGAGCAGCGCATCGCGGCCGTACTGCCCGTCGACCGTCGCCCGACCGACGAGGAGCTCGCCGAGCTGAACGCGGCGCTCCCCGAGCAGCCGCGGCACATCGCCGTCGTCCTCGCCGGGGCACGTGAGCAGGCCGGCTGGTGGGGCAAGGGCCGTCCGGCCGAATGGGCCGACGCGGTCGAGGCCGCACGGTCCGTCGCCCGTGAGGCCGGCGCCGAGCTCGTCGTCCGCAAGGGCCAGTACGGCCCGTGGCACCCCGGGCGCTGCGCCGAGCTGGCGGTCACGGTGGACGGCGCCGAGCGGATCGTCGGGCACGCCGGCGAGTTGCACCCGCGGGTCGTGAAGGCCCTCGGGCTGCCCGCGCGCACCTGCGCGATGGAGCTCGACCTGGACGCGGTGGAGGCCGCCGGTGACACCACGGTGGTGGCACCGCGGATCTCCACGTTCCCGGTCGCCACGCAGGACGTCGCCCTGGTCGTCGACGCGTTCGTGCCGGCCGCGGACGTCGAGGCGGCACTGCGGGACGGGGCCGGCGAACTGCTGGAGTCCATCCGGCTGTTCGACGTGTACGAGAACGCCGAGCAGCTGGGCGAGGGGCGGAAGTCGCTGGCGTACGCGCTGCGGTTCCGCGCCCCCGACCGGACGCTGACCGTGGACGAGGCTTCCGCGGCCCGGGACGCGGCGGTCGCCCTCGCGGGTGAGCGTGTGGGTGCGGAGCTGCGGAGCTGA
- the pheS gene encoding phenylalanine--tRNA ligase subunit alpha — MSAPNKSYDPVEVETLKPEEIERMRDEALAAFAAADSLDALHEAKVAQTGPTSPLALANREIGALPPHAKAEAGKRVGQARGAVNKALAARQAELEAERDARVLVEEAVDVTLPYDRVPPGARHPLTTMMERVADVFVAMGYEVAEGPEAEAEWFNFDALNFLPDHPARQMQDTFFVQGPEGTDESGSGVVLRTHTSPVQARALLDRELPVYIVCPGRVFRTDELDATHTPVFHQIELLAVDEGLTMADLKGTLDHMVQALFGADMKTRLRPNFFPFTEPSAEMDMLCYVCKGESIGNPDRPCRTCSSEGWIELGGCGMVNPRVLTACGVDPEKYSGFAFGFGIERMLMFRHNVEDMRDMVEGDVRFTRPFGMEI, encoded by the coding sequence ATGTCGGCACCGAATAAGTCGTACGACCCTGTCGAGGTCGAGACGTTGAAACCGGAAGAGATCGAGCGCATGCGGGACGAGGCGCTCGCCGCCTTCGCTGCCGCGGACTCCCTCGACGCGCTCCACGAGGCCAAGGTCGCCCAGACCGGCCCCACCTCCCCGCTGGCCCTCGCCAACCGCGAGATCGGCGCCCTGCCCCCGCACGCCAAGGCCGAGGCCGGCAAGCGCGTCGGCCAGGCCCGGGGCGCCGTGAACAAGGCCCTCGCCGCCCGCCAGGCGGAGCTCGAGGCCGAGCGGGACGCGCGCGTGCTCGTCGAGGAGGCGGTGGACGTCACGCTGCCGTACGACCGCGTACCGCCCGGCGCCCGGCACCCGCTCACCACCATGATGGAGCGGGTCGCGGACGTCTTCGTGGCCATGGGCTACGAGGTCGCCGAAGGGCCGGAGGCCGAGGCGGAGTGGTTCAACTTCGACGCCCTGAACTTCCTGCCCGACCACCCGGCCCGGCAGATGCAGGACACCTTCTTCGTCCAGGGCCCCGAGGGCACCGACGAGTCCGGGTCCGGCGTCGTCCTGCGCACCCACACCTCCCCGGTGCAGGCCCGCGCGCTGCTCGACCGTGAGCTGCCGGTCTACATCGTCTGCCCCGGCCGTGTGTTCCGCACCGACGAGCTGGACGCCACGCACACGCCCGTCTTCCACCAGATCGAGCTGCTGGCGGTCGACGAGGGCCTGACGATGGCCGACCTCAAGGGCACTTTGGACCACATGGTCCAGGCCCTGTTCGGCGCGGACATGAAGACCCGGCTGCGGCCGAACTTCTTCCCGTTCACCGAGCCCAGCGCCGAGATGGACATGCTCTGCTACGTCTGCAAGGGCGAGTCCATCGGCAACCCCGACCGCCCCTGCCGCACCTGTTCCTCCGAGGGCTGGATCGAGCTCGGCGGCTGCGGCATGGTCAACCCGCGGGTGCTCACCGCCTGCGGCGTCGACCCCGAGAAGTACAGCGGGTTCGCCTTCGGGTTCGGCATCGAGCGGATGCTGATGTTCCGCCACAACGTCGAAGACATGCGAGACATGGTCGAGGGTGACGTCCGGTTCACCCGGCCGTTCGGGATGGAGATCTGA